Proteins found in one Oncorhynchus keta strain PuntledgeMale-10-30-2019 unplaced genomic scaffold, Oket_V2 Un_contig_3179_pilon_pilon, whole genome shotgun sequence genomic segment:
- the LOC127923752 gene encoding uncharacterized protein LOC127923752, whose translation MSPSPGPENPQLGVFQGSYLQHPFRSSAAPASRGTHPQGISLMCHENSTRSLHTPPIPRTLPVLSTTPPIPRTLTVLSTTPPSPELCPYSPQPHPSPEIYPVLSSPHPSPELYPCSPHPTHPQNTTRTLLTPPIPRTLPVLSSTPPIPRTLPVLSSPHPSPELYRALLNPTHPQNSTVLSSPHPSPELYPYSPHPTHPQNTTRALLTPPIPRTLPVLSSTPPIPRTLPNSTRALLTPPIPRTLLVLSSPHPSPELYPYSPQPHPSIELYPCSPHPTHPQNSTRALLNPTHPQNSTRTLLTPPIPRTLPVLSSPHPSPELYRALLNPTHPQNSARTLLTPPIPRTLPVLSSPHPSPEHYPCSPQPHPSPELYPYSPHPTHPQNSTRTLLSSTHPQNSAVLSSTPPIPRTLPCSPQPHPSPEPYPCSPQLHPSPELYPALLNPTHPQNSARALLNPTHPQNSTRALLTPPIPRTLPVLSSTPPIPRTLPNSTRALLNPTHPQNSARALNNSTHPQNSARALHNSTHPQNPTQLYRALSPPTHPQNSTRALHTPTHPQNSTRALLNSTHPQNPALPNS comes from the exons ATGAGCCCCTCGCCGGGGCCGGAGAACCCCCAGCTGGGAGTGTTTCAGGGGTCGTACCTCCAGCACCCCTTCCGCTCCTCTGCAGCCCCAGCTTCAAGAGGAACCCACCCACAGGGCATCTCTTTGATGTGTCACGAG AACTCCACCCGTTCTCTCCACACCCCACCCATCCCCAGAACTCTACCCGTACTCTCCACAACCCCACCCATCCCCAGAACTCTAACCGTGCTCTCCACAACCCCACCATCCCCAGAACTCTGCCCGTACTCTCCTCAACCACACCCATCCCCAGAAATCTACCCCGtgctctcctcaccccacccatCCCCAGAACTCTACCCGtgctctcctcaccccacccatCCCCAGAACACTACTCGTActctcctcaccccacccatCCCCAGAACTCTACCCGTGCTCTCCTCAACCCCACCCATCCCCAGAACTCTACCCGtgctctcctcaccccacccatCCCCAGAACTCTACCGTGCTCTCCTCAACCCCACCCATCCCCAGAACTCTACCGTActctcctcaccccacccatCCCCAGAACTCTACCCGTActctcctcaccccacccatCCCCAGAACACTACTCGtgctctcctcaccccacccatCCCCAGAACTCTACCCGTGCTCTCCTCAACCCCACCCATCCCCAGAACTCTGCCC AACTCTACCCGtgctctcctcaccccacccatCCCCAGAACACTACTCGTActctcctcaccccacccatCCCCAGAACTCTACCCGTACTCTCCTCAACCCCACCCATCCATAGAACTCTACCCGtgctctcctcaccccacccatCCCCAGAACTCTACCCGTGCTCTCCTCAACCCCACCCATCCCCAGAACTCTACCCGTActctcctcaccccacccatCCCCAGAACTCTACCCGtgctctcctcaccccacccatCCCCAGAACTCTACCGTGCTCTCCTCAACCCCACCCATCCCCAGAACTCTGCCCGTActctcctcaccccacccatCCCCAGAACACTACCCGtgctctcctcaccccacccatCCCCAGAACACTACCCGTGCTCTCCTCAGCCCCACCCATCCCCAGAACTCTACCCGTActctcctcaccccacccatCCCCAGAACTCTACCCGTACTCTCCTCAGCTCCACCCATCCCCAGAACTCTGCCGTGCTCTCCTCAACTCCACCCATCCCCAGAACTCTGCCGTGCTCTCCACAACCCCACCCATCCCCAGAACCCTACCCGTGCTCTCCTCAGCTGCACCCATCCCCAGAACTCTACCCTGCTCTCCTCAACCCCACCCATCCGCAGAACTCTGCCCGTGCTCTCCTCAACCCCACCCATCCCCAGAACTCTACACGtgctctcctcaccccacccatCCCCAGAACTCTACCCGTGCTCTCCTCAACCCCACCCATCCCCAGAACTCTACCT AACTCTACCCGTGCTCTCCTCAACCCCACCCATCCCCAGAACTCTGCCCGTGCTCTCAACAACTCCACCCATCCCCAGAACTCTGCCCGTGCTCTCCACAACTCCACCCATCCCCAGAACCCTACCC AACTCTAccgtgctctctctcctcccacccatcCACAGAACTCTACCCGTGCTCTCCACACCCCCACCCATCCCCAGAACTCTACCCGTGCTCTGCTCAACTCCACCCATCCCCAGAACCCTGCTCTCCCAAACTCCTAA